A window of Microbacterium sp. Root61 genomic DNA:
GCGGGTGCCGAAGTAGTCGACGTACTGGTTCACCGATGTCGACGGGTCGATGTCGAGCGACGAGCTCAGCACGAACTGGCTGTCGGTCGAGCCCGGCAGCATCCGCGCCTCGTTGTACGACGCGGTCACCTCGCCCGGGTACGAGAACCCGGTCTGGTGCTCGATACGCAAGCGCTTCATGAGATCTCCCCGATCCAGCTCGGCTCGGCCTGCGTCGGGAAGAACCGCGAGCGGATGGCCTCGGATGCCTCGCGCGTCACGTTCTGCACCCGCTGCATGTGCTCCGGCAGCTCGTTCAGGATCTCGTTGACGGGACGGTACTCGAGGTCGTTGCGGATCTGACCGAGGGCGCGCAGCACCGTATTGGAGTGGCCGACGCGGTCGGCGCGCGGGTCGATGGCACTCATGCACTGCTCGGCCTGCGAGATCGAGTAGATGATCGACCGCGGGAAGAGGCGGTCCAGCAGCAGGAACTCGGCCGCGTTGCGGGCGCTGGGCATGCCGCGGTAGGTGCGCAGGTACGCCTCGTAGGCGCCGCACGATCGCAGGATGGTCGTCCATGACGGTCCGGATGCCTCGGTCAGCGACCTCGTCGCCAACAGGCGTGCGGTCATGTCGGTGCGCTCGATGCTGCGACCGAGGGTGAAGAACTGCCAGGCCTCATCACGGCTCGTGGACGAGTCGACGATGCCGACGGCCAGCGCGGCGCGCTCGCGCACCCATTGGAAGAACTCGTGCACC
This region includes:
- a CDS encoding alpha-E domain-containing protein, which encodes MLSRIAESLFWIGRYIERSDGTARILDVHLQLLLEDPWIDEDTACRSLLSVMGSSPPEGVEFVRRDDVLQRLAVDRMNPAGIAYSLTAARENARRAREIVSTELWEVLNTTNARMPRRLQSEKVHEFFQWVRERAALAVGIVDSSTSRDEAWQFFTLGRSIERTDMTARLLATRSLTEASGPSWTTILRSCGAYEAYLRTYRGMPSARNAAEFLLLDRLFPRSIIYSISQAEQCMSAIDPRADRVGHSNTVLRALGQIRNDLEYRPVNEILNELPEHMQRVQNVTREASEAIRSRFFPTQAEPSWIGEIS